One stretch of Hyphomicrobiales bacterium DNA includes these proteins:
- the acs gene encoding acetate--CoA ligase: MSDVKVYAVDQATADSAHINKARYDEMYAQSVNDSEGFWAEHGKRVDWIKPFTKVKNTTFEYPDVSIKWFEDGLLNVSANCIDRHLATRGDQTAIIWEGDEPTDDAHITYNQLHEKVCRLSNAMKDAGVKKGDRVTLYMPMIPEAAYAMLACTRIGAVHSIVFGGFSPDALAGRIVDCESTFVITADEGLRGGRGIPLKANTDAAIDIAAKGGVNVEKVIVVKRTGGDIGWVDGRDVWYGDVCDAASPDCPPEAMNAEDPLFILYTSGSTGQPKGVLHTTGGYLVWAAMTHEYVFDYKDGDVYWCTADVGWVTGHSYIVYGPLANGATTVMFEGVPNYPDNSRFWQVCDKHQVNQFYTAPTAIRALMQGGDDPVKSTSRSSLRILGTVGEPINPEAWNWYHSVVGEGRCPIVDTWWQTETGGHMITPLPGATALKPGSATLPFFGVQPQLVDNDGNPLEGATDGNLCITDSWPGQMRSVYGDHERFVQTYFSTYKGKYFTGDGCRRDEDGYYWITGRVDDVINVSGHRMGTAEVESALGSHDAVSESAVVGFPHDIKGQGIYCYVTLMAGVEATDELKKVLRTHVRNEIGPIASPDAIQFAPGLPKTRSGKIMRRILRKIAEDDFSSLGDTSTLADPSVVDDLIENRQNRSNS; this comes from the coding sequence ATGTCTGACGTGAAAGTTTATGCAGTAGATCAGGCAACTGCAGATAGCGCGCACATTAATAAAGCGCGATATGATGAGATGTATGCGCAAAGCGTGAACGACTCTGAAGGGTTTTGGGCTGAGCACGGTAAACGTGTTGATTGGATCAAGCCTTTTACCAAGGTCAAAAACACCACATTTGAGTATCCAGATGTTTCAATCAAATGGTTTGAAGATGGCCTGCTCAATGTATCGGCCAACTGTATTGACCGTCATTTGGCAACACGCGGTGATCAAACGGCCATCATTTGGGAAGGCGATGAGCCAACAGATGATGCGCATATCACGTATAATCAGCTTCATGAAAAAGTTTGCCGTCTTTCAAATGCAATGAAAGACGCCGGCGTTAAAAAGGGTGACCGCGTTACTCTTTATATGCCGATGATCCCTGAAGCAGCATATGCAATGCTTGCTTGTACTCGTATCGGTGCTGTGCACTCCATCGTGTTCGGTGGCTTCTCACCAGACGCGCTTGCAGGCCGCATTGTTGATTGTGAATCAACCTTTGTGATCACAGCCGACGAAGGTCTTCGCGGTGGACGCGGTATTCCATTGAAAGCCAATACGGATGCGGCGATTGATATTGCTGCTAAAGGTGGCGTCAATGTTGAAAAAGTAATCGTGGTCAAGCGCACCGGTGGTGATATCGGTTGGGTAGATGGTCGTGATGTTTGGTATGGGGATGTTTGCGATGCAGCCTCTCCTGATTGCCCACCAGAAGCTATGAACGCGGAAGATCCACTTTTCATTCTTTACACGTCTGGCTCAACTGGTCAGCCAAAAGGTGTGCTTCACACAACAGGCGGCTATCTCGTTTGGGCAGCAATGACCCATGAGTACGTCTTCGATTATAAAGACGGTGACGTTTACTGGTGTACGGCGGATGTGGGCTGGGTAACTGGCCACTCTTACATCGTTTATGGTCCGCTTGCGAATGGCGCGACGACAGTGATGTTTGAGGGCGTACCGAACTATCCAGATAATTCTCGTTTCTGGCAGGTTTGCGATAAGCACCAAGTCAATCAATTCTACACAGCTCCAACGGCAATTCGCGCGTTGATGCAAGGTGGCGACGATCCGGTGAAATCAACATCGCGTTCATCACTTCGCATTTTGGGTACAGTCGGTGAGCCGATCAACCCAGAGGCTTGGAATTGGTATCATAGTGTTGTTGGCGAAGGGCGTTGCCCGATTGTTGACACTTGGTGGCAGACAGAAACGGGTGGTCATATGATCACGCCGCTTCCAGGTGCGACCGCATTGAAACCAGGTTCTGCAACATTGCCATTCTTCGGTGTTCAGCCGCAGCTTGTTGATAATGATGGCAACCCGCTTGAAGGCGCAACAGACGGCAATCTTTGCATTACTGATTCATGGCCGGGCCAAATGCGCTCGGTTTATGGTGACCATGAGCGTTTCGTTCAGACCTATTTCTCAACCTATAAAGGCAAGTACTTTACAGGTGACGGCTGTCGTCGTGACGAGGATGGTTATTACTGGATCACAGGCCGTGTGGATGACGTGATCAATGTATCGGGTCACCGTATGGGCACAGCAGAAGTTGAAAGTGCTTTAGGTTCGCATGATGCTGTTTCTGAAAGCGCTGTGGTTGGTTTCCCGCATGATATTAAAGGACAGGGCATTTATTGTTATGTCACTTTGATGGCTGGCGTTGAAGCAACAGATGAGCTCAAGAAAGTATTGCGCACCCATGTTCGCAATGAAATTGGGCCAATTGCTTCACCTGATGCAATTCAATTTGCACCAGGCCTGCCGAAAACCCGCTCTGGTAAAATTATGCGCCGGATCCTTCGCAAGATTGCGGAAGATGATTTCTCAAGCCTTGGTGATACATCAACCTTGGCAGATCCGTCTGTGGTGGATGATTTGATTGAGAACCGTCAAAACCGTTCAAACAGCTAA
- a CDS encoding D-Ala-D-Ala carboxypeptidase family metallohydrolase: protein MRTRKLVSLSFFLSAAVLLSACAKTPVVNLFFAGDKDVRYLDTKSCVPFRLRRVLNHTSRKFGRVTVTSTKREKSENRRKGGAKKSYHLRCEATDFTLKADRRKVLKFLKNHKGVGGYSSYVRHYHIDTGPRRTW, encoded by the coding sequence ATGCGTACCCGTAAGCTTGTATCTTTGTCTTTTTTTCTGTCAGCCGCCGTTCTTCTAAGCGCCTGCGCAAAGACCCCCGTCGTCAATCTGTTTTTTGCCGGGGACAAAGATGTGCGTTATCTTGATACCAAGTCCTGCGTACCATTCAGACTGCGCCGCGTCTTAAATCATACGTCGCGTAAATTTGGCCGTGTAACGGTTACATCAACCAAGCGCGAGAAAAGTGAAAACCGTCGCAAAGGCGGGGCTAAAAAATCATATCACCTGCGCTGCGAAGCGACCGATTTCACCCTCAAAGCCGATCGCCGTAAAGTACTCAAGTTTTTGAAAAATCATAAGGGCGTCGGCGGATACAGTTCTTATGTGCGCCACTATCACATAGATACTGGCCCAAGGCGCACTTGGTAG